A genomic window from Pagrus major chromosome 23, Pma_NU_1.0 includes:
- the LOC141019769 gene encoding guanine nucleotide-binding protein G(I)/G(S)/G(O) subunit gamma-5 gives MSNNSAASSSLALAQKAVKQLRLEASVRRIKVSQAAAELKTFCLQNAHKDPLLTGVPSSDNPFRPPKSCVLL, from the exons ATGTCAAACAACAGCGCCGCCAGCAGCAGCCTGGCCCTCGCCCAGAAGGCAGTGAAGCAGCTTCGTCTCGAGGCCAGTGTCCGTCGGATAAAG GTTTCTCAGGCCGCTGCAGAACTGAAGACCTTCTGTTTGCAAAATGCCCACAAAGACCCCCTCCTCACCGGGGTGCCCTCCAGTGATAACCCATTCAGGCCTCCCAAGTCATGTGTCCTCCTCTGA